Proteins found in one Dermacentor silvarum isolate Dsil-2018 chromosome 8, BIME_Dsil_1.4, whole genome shotgun sequence genomic segment:
- the LOC119461900 gene encoding mitochondrial import inner membrane translocase subunit Tim17-A produces the protein MEEYAREPCPWRIVDDCGGAFTMGAIGGAVFQSIKGFRNAPSGVNRRLLGSLGAIKERAPIIGGNFAVWGGLFSTIDCTMVKIRKKEDPWNSITSGALTGAILAVRNGAGAMVGSAVIGGVLLALIEGVGILFTRYSAEQFKPVNPQMEDPSQLGATPFGASSQYQ, from the exons ATGGAAGAATACGCACGTGAACCATG CCCATGGCGCATTGTAGATGACTGTGGTGGTGCCTTCACCATGGGTGCCATTGGTGGTGCTGTGTTTCAGAGTATAAAGGGCTTCAGAAATGCACCCTCG GGCGTGAATCGCAGACTTCTCGGCAGCTTGGGCGCAATTAAAGAGAGAGCTCCCATCATTGGAG GAAACTTTGCAGTGTGGGGTGGCTTGTTCTCAACAATAGACTGCACCATGGTAAAGATTCGCAAGAAAGAAGACCCGTGGAACTCCATCACAAGCGGGGCTCTCACGGGAGCCATCTTGGCTGTCAGAA ATGGTGCTGGAGCAATGGTAGGATCAGCAGTTATAG GGGGTGTTCTACTGGCCCTGATTGAAGGCGTAGGAATATTGTTTACACGGTACTCAGCAGAGCAGTTCAAACCAG TGAATCCACAAATGGAGGACCCATCACAACTAGGAGCAACACCATTTGGCGCCAGTTCACAGTACCAGTGA
- the LOC119461902 gene encoding uncharacterized protein LOC119461902, whose translation MAKASDPDDLEKVLQRCFNICITRQDLEAPTTAVVTRVLRGAFDTFGLNDAALEVPCSLLPSEAMHIEGSVTLSHYLKLMQTVFALLGVNDVGLQDLTNPKPKRIRRLFKILVNNLLYTTSVFTKYTDKLKDQLKAKAQGEHVLSMLNAMTAKANKLATQLHNGGEQQQAIAEELAACEKTLAAYDVKKTAIMSDYKQLKTTLCASAEAVQKAELDIMNLKETLEEKRAAVCKDPAAWKEKTSADAETLAVLKSEIEKLRAVVSAVNEKISLAPRISEEYRKTLESITEMEGRSAEAEALQQRKAVQEKKRIELEQLHYALQKKVELATEELKRLMEKQPHDVGLQSRELRNHDARQQLQQLKAAVKQARTIAITKLSELDARISSTQEEIGMREKAMERHVARNQRIIDRMLEYLDLLVERFETTYNEDGLPQLCSEDESPQTTSKDEQPQLSPEDGQPEL comes from the exons ATGGCCAAGGCAAGTGATCCTGATGACCTTGAGAAAGTGCTTCAACGGTGTTTCAACATCTGCATCACCCGTCAAGATCTGGAGGCCCCAACGACAGCCGTGGTGACCCGTGTGCTACGTGGAGCCTTTGATACATTTGGCTTGAATGATGCGGCTCTGGAAGTGCCTTGCTCCCTACTTCCCAGTGAAGCTATGCACATTGAAGGCTCAGTGACTCTGTCCCACTACCTGAAGCTGATGCAAACAGTCTTTGCACTCTTGGGTGTCAACGATGTGGGCCTGCAGGACCTTACCAATCCAAAACCCAAGCGCATTCGTCGGCTTTTCAAGATCCTCGTCAATAATTTGCTCTACACTACCAGCGTCTTCACCAAGTACACG GACAAGCTCAAGGATCAGCTTAAGGCCAAGGCTCAGGGGGAACATGTCCTAAGCATGCTCAATGCGATGACGGCCAAGGCGAACAAGCTGGCAACTCAGCTCCACAACGGGGGTGAGCAGCAACAGGCAATTGCTGAAGAGCTTGCGGCCTGCGAGAAAACACTGGCTGCCTACGACGTGAAGAAAACTGCCATCATGTCAGACTACAAGCAGCTCAAGACGACCCTGTGTGCCTCTGCTGAAGCAGTGCAGAAGGCAGAGTTGGACATCATGAACCTCAAGGAAACCCTGGAGGAAAAACGGGCTGCAGTGTGCAA GGACCCAGCTGCGTGGAAGGAAAAGACTTCAGCAGATGCAGAAACTCTGGCTGTCTTGAAATCTGAAATTGAGAAGTTGCGAGCTGTTGTGTCTGCTGTGAATGAAAAGATAAGCCTGGCCCCCCGCATCAGTGAGGAATATCGGAAAACTTTGGAAAGCATAACTGAGATGGAAGGCCGGTCCGCTGAAGCAGAGGCATTGCAGCAGAGGAAAGCAGTTCAGGAGAAAAAGCG GATTGAACTTGAGCAATTGCATTATGCATTGCAAAAAAAAGTGGAGCTCGCTACGGAGGAGCTGAAGCGCCTCATGGAGAAGCAGCCGCATGACGTTGGTCTTCAGTCCCGCGAGCTGCGCAACCATGACGCTCGGCAGCAGCTGCAGCAACTCAAGGCAGCAGTGAAGCAAGCGAGAACCATTGCCATTACTAAG CTGTCTGAGCTGGATGCAAGAATTTCAAGCACACAGGAAGAAATCGGCATGCGTGAGAAGGCAATGGAACGGCACGTTGCCAGGAACCAGCGGATTATTGACAGGATGTTGGAATATCTGGATCTTCTGGTGGAGCGCTTTGAAACTACTTATAATGAGGATGGTCTTCCACAGTTGTGTAGCGAGGACGAATCACCTCAGACCACCAGCAAGGACGAACAGCCGCAGTTAAGCCCCGAGGATGGACAACCAGAGTTGTAA